One segment of Planctomycetia bacterium DNA contains the following:
- a CDS encoding microcompartment protein produces MNTAIGLLETKGLVGLVEATDAMAKAANVKILKRISIGNAFVATIVQGDVGSVRAAVEAGATAAQHVGELVASHVIPRPADSLVAAFFS; encoded by the coding sequence ATGAACACGGCAATCGGACTTCTCGAGACCAAGGGACTCGTCGGCCTCGTCGAGGCGACGGACGCGATGGCCAAGGCGGCCAACGTGAAGATTCTCAAGCGGATCAGCATCGGCAACGCCTTCGTGGCGACGATCGTGCAGGGTGACGTGGGCAGCGTGCGGGCGGCCGTCGAGGCCGGTGCGACCGCGGCCCAGCATGTCGGCGAGCTCGTCGCCAGCCACGTCATCCCGCGTCCCGCCGACTCGCTCGTCGCCGCCTTTTTCAGCTAG
- the eutE gene encoding aldehyde dehydrogenase — protein MSTATASPTDIAAIVRQVIAELSQAGSPAAKPAAAPAATGGTHVGANGVFGSVDEAVAAATEAFHQLERLGVEGRKKAIAHVRRIAIEDAEELGRMEFAETRIGRLSHKIEKLKVLGEKVPGVEFMHSEVFSGDHGLAVIEHAPFGVIGAITPVTHSLPTIACNAINMLAGGNTVVVNPHPSGRKVAAEGVRRFNAAIHRDIGIDNLVCLVAEPSLESAGALFNHRGVKLICVTGGPAVAKAALQSSKRAIVAGPGNPPVVVDETADLDNAARSIITGAAYDNNLLCIGEKQVFVVAAVFDRMMTAMERAGAVRLNAGQVDALTKRAIVMTGEGAHRHQVPCKDLLGQDAAVLAKAAGVSCGADVELLFGETDVDNPFVPVEQMMPFVPFVRCKDVDEAIQRAHDSEHGFRHTAIIHSTNVRTMTRMGRLLDTTLFVKNGPSVAGLGLGGEGYLSFSIATPTGEGVTTPLTFTRQRRCTLVDDLRILGSPDAVA, from the coding sequence ATGAGCACCGCCACCGCCTCCCCCACCGACATCGCAGCGATCGTCCGCCAGGTGATCGCGGAACTCAGCCAGGCCGGATCGCCGGCTGCCAAGCCCGCCGCGGCGCCGGCGGCGACCGGCGGCACGCACGTCGGCGCCAACGGCGTCTTCGGCTCCGTCGACGAGGCGGTCGCCGCCGCGACCGAGGCGTTTCACCAGCTCGAGCGGCTCGGGGTCGAGGGGCGGAAGAAGGCCATCGCCCACGTCCGCCGGATCGCGATCGAGGACGCCGAGGAGCTCGGCCGGATGGAGTTCGCCGAGACGAGGATCGGCCGGCTTTCCCACAAGATCGAGAAGCTGAAGGTTCTCGGCGAGAAGGTGCCGGGAGTCGAGTTCATGCACAGCGAGGTGTTCAGCGGCGACCACGGCCTGGCCGTGATCGAGCACGCCCCGTTCGGCGTCATCGGCGCGATCACGCCAGTCACCCACTCGCTGCCCACCATCGCCTGCAACGCGATCAACATGCTCGCCGGCGGCAACACCGTCGTCGTCAATCCCCATCCCAGCGGCCGCAAGGTCGCCGCCGAGGGGGTGCGCCGGTTCAATGCCGCCATCCACCGCGACATCGGCATCGACAACCTCGTCTGCCTCGTCGCCGAGCCGTCGCTGGAGTCGGCCGGCGCCCTCTTCAACCATCGCGGCGTGAAGTTGATCTGCGTGACCGGCGGACCGGCGGTGGCGAAGGCCGCGCTGCAGTCGAGCAAGCGGGCGATCGTCGCCGGCCCCGGCAATCCGCCGGTGGTGGTGGACGAGACGGCCGATCTCGACAACGCCGCCCGGTCGATCATCACCGGCGCCGCCTACGACAACAACCTGCTCTGCATCGGGGAGAAGCAGGTGTTCGTGGTGGCCGCGGTCTTCGACCGGATGATGACGGCGATGGAGCGGGCCGGCGCGGTGCGGCTGAACGCGGGCCAGGTCGATGCCCTGACGAAGCGGGCGATCGTCATGACCGGCGAAGGGGCCCACCGCCACCAGGTGCCCTGCAAGGACCTTCTCGGCCAGGATGCCGCGGTCCTCGCCAAGGCGGCCGGTGTCTCGTGCGGCGCCGACGTCGAGCTGCTCTTCGGTGAGACCGACGTCGACAACCCGTTCGTGCCGGTCGAGCAGATGATGCCCTTCGTCCCCTTCGTCCGCTGCAAGGACGTCGACGAGGCGATCCAGCGGGCTCACGACAGCGAGCACGGCTTCCGCCACACGGCGATCATCCACTCCACGAACGTCCGGACGATGACCCGCATGGGCCGGCTCCTCGACACGACGCTGTTCGTGAAGAACGGGCCGAGCGTGGCCGGCCTCGGCCTCGGCGGCGAGGGCTACCTGTCGTTCTCGATCGCCACGCCGACGGGCGAGGGCGTGACCACCCCGCTGACGTTCACGCGGCAGCGCCGCTGCACACTGGTGGACGACCTGCGCATCCTCGGCAGTCCCGACGCCGTGGCCTGA
- a CDS encoding ethanolamine utilization protein EutN: protein MQLAKIIGTATATVKHPSLTGCRLLVVQPLMADRRSPDGDPQLAVDTLGAGCGDVAVITSDGRLLREILKSDATPARWSTIALVDDA from the coding sequence ATGCAGCTCGCGAAGATCATCGGCACGGCCACGGCAACGGTGAAGCATCCGTCGCTCACCGGCTGCCGTCTACTCGTCGTGCAGCCGCTCATGGCCGACCGGCGGAGCCCCGATGGCGACCCGCAGTTGGCCGTGGACACGCTCGGCGCCGGCTGCGGAGACGTCGCCGTGATCACGAGCGACGGCCGGCTGCTCCGCGAGATTCTCAAGAGCGACGCCACACCGGCTCGCTGGAGCACGATCGCCCTCGTGGATGACGCATGA
- the rfbE gene encoding NAD-dependent epimerase, which yields MKSLTLLVTGSSGLIGSEVAQHFDALGAKIHGVDNNQRSVFFGPQGDTRWNQERLVRTLASFTHHELDIRDRASVLQLVAAITPDAIVHTAAQPSHDRAAAIPFDDFDTNAVGTLNLLEAARRHCPAAAFVHMSTNKVYGDAPNEVPLVELATRWDYADERYHAGIPETFRIDQSKHSLFGASKVAADVMVQEYGRYFGMATCCLRGGCLTGPAHSGVELHGFLSYLVRCNLEGRPYKVFGYKGKQVRDNIHAHDVARFIEAFIAAPRSGEVYNLGGGRSNSCSIIEAFDRVEQLSGRKMDWAYVDANREGDHICYISDLTKISQHYPGWRLTKSLDDIFTEIVAGWKSR from the coding sequence ATGAAGTCTCTCACCCTGCTCGTGACCGGCTCCTCCGGCCTCATCGGCAGCGAGGTTGCCCAACACTTCGACGCCCTGGGTGCGAAGATCCACGGGGTCGACAACAATCAGCGGAGCGTGTTCTTCGGGCCGCAGGGTGATACCCGCTGGAATCAGGAACGCCTGGTCCGCACGCTCGCGTCGTTCACGCACCACGAGCTCGACATCCGGGATCGCGCGAGTGTGTTGCAGCTCGTCGCAGCGATCACGCCCGATGCAATCGTGCACACGGCGGCCCAGCCATCGCACGACCGCGCGGCGGCGATCCCGTTCGACGACTTCGACACCAACGCGGTCGGCACGCTGAACCTGCTCGAGGCGGCACGCCGGCACTGCCCCGCTGCGGCGTTCGTCCACATGAGCACGAACAAGGTCTATGGCGATGCTCCCAACGAGGTGCCGCTCGTGGAACTGGCCACCCGCTGGGACTACGCCGACGAGCGATACCACGCGGGCATTCCCGAGACGTTCCGCATCGACCAGAGCAAGCACTCGCTGTTCGGAGCCTCGAAGGTCGCAGCCGACGTCATGGTCCAGGAATACGGACGCTATTTCGGCATGGCGACGTGCTGCCTGCGCGGCGGCTGCCTCACCGGCCCGGCGCACTCGGGAGTGGAACTGCACGGGTTCCTCAGTTACCTCGTCAGGTGCAATCTCGAGGGCAGGCCATACAAGGTCTTCGGCTACAAGGGGAAGCAAGTCCGTGACAACATCCATGCCCACGACGTCGCGCGATTCATCGAGGCGTTCATCGCAGCGCCGCGATCGGGCGAGGTGTACAACCTCGGCGGGGGGCGGTCCAACAGCTGCTCGATCATCGAGGCGTTCGACCGGGTCGAGCAGCTTTCCGGCCGGAAGATGGACTGGGCATACGTGGACGCCAATCGCGAGGGTGACCACATCTGCTACATCTCCGATCTGACGAAAATCAGCCAGCACTACCCCGGCTGGCGACTGACGAAGAGCCTTGACGACATCTTCACCGAGATCGTTGCGGGGTGGAAAAGCCGATGA
- the eutN gene encoding ethanolamine utilization protein EutN, producing MFVALVTGSVVATHKAESMTGHKLLVVEPYRLDDKTRTKLVSTGRTFIAVDTLGAGEGQFVLVTQGSSARLTPETKSLPIDAVVIGLVDTVRIDGTEVFSRK from the coding sequence ATGTTCGTCGCCCTCGTGACCGGTTCCGTCGTCGCCACCCACAAGGCCGAGTCGATGACCGGCCACAAGCTGCTCGTCGTCGAGCCCTACCGGCTCGACGACAAGACCCGCACGAAGCTCGTTTCCACGGGCCGCACGTTCATCGCCGTGGACACGCTCGGCGCCGGCGAGGGGCAGTTCGTCCTCGTCACGCAGGGCTCGAGCGCCCGCCTCACCCCCGAGACCAAGTCCCTGCCCATCGATGCCGTCGTCATCGGCCTCGTCGACACCGTCCGCATCGACGGCACCGAGGTCTTCAGCAGAAAGTGA
- a CDS encoding DeoR family transcriptional regulator (possible pseudo, internal stop codon): MLATVQNHDRRSRILELIRVRGFVGIEELVRELAVSESTIRRDLDALEERGAVRRTHGGVLYAGGMPRLAEFDERQPAHWPAKRAIAARAADLIADGETVLLDGGTTTYEVARLLVGRSLQVVTNSLPVANLFASESRTDLVLLGGYVSPRTGVCLGPYANELLGRLHAATTVLSAAGIAAEGLFNSHLLLAETEQAMLRAAGRVIVVADSSKFGRRSLTLVAPLTEIDVFVSDDALAQPWRDSIAAAGAELLLAAAADAAGDDPSSPRRSRRA; the protein is encoded by the coding sequence ATGTTGGCAACCGTGCAAAACCACGACCGACGGTCGCGAATTCTGGAGTTGATCCGCGTCCGCGGGTTCGTTGGGATCGAGGAACTGGTGCGCGAACTGGCCGTTTCCGAATCGACGATCCGCCGTGACCTCGACGCCCTCGAGGAGCGGGGGGCGGTGCGCCGAACGCATGGCGGTGTGCTCTACGCCGGCGGGATGCCGCGGCTGGCGGAGTTCGACGAACGGCAGCCGGCCCACTGGCCCGCCAAGCGGGCGATCGCCGCCCGGGCCGCCGACCTGATCGCCGACGGGGAGACGGTGCTCCTCGACGGCGGCACGACCACGTACGAGGTTGCCCGCCTGCTGGTCGGCCGCTCGCTCCAGGTCGTCACCAACAGTCTGCCTGTCGCCAACCTGTTCGCCTCCGAGTCACGAACCGACCTCGTGCTGCTCGGCGGGTACGTATCGCCGCGAACAGGCGTCTGCCTCGGACCCTACGCCAACGAACTGCTCGGCCGGCTGCATGCCGCGACCACCGTCCTCTCCGCCGCCGGCATCGCCGCCGAGGGGCTGTTCAACTCCCACCTCCTCCTCGCCGAGACCGAGCAGGCGATGCTGCGGGCCGCCGGCCGCGTCATCGTCGTCGCCGACAGTTCCAAGTTCGGCCGGCGCAGCCTGACGCTCGTGGCCCCGCTCACCGAGATCGACGTCTTCGTCTCCGACGATGCACTCGCACAGCCGTGGCGCGACTCCATCGCCGCGGCCGGTGCCGAACTGCTGCTGGCCGCCGCCGCGGACGCCGCCGGCGATGATCCCTCCTCACCACGCCGGAGCCGCCGCGCATGA
- the tyv gene encoding CDP-tyvelose epimerase, giving the protein MRLLVTGACGFVGSCLVRGLVEALPGLAVTGLDNFIRDGSRGNVAPLQRLGVRIVEGDVRNEADLDSAGPADWVIDCAAEPSVLAGIAGPTSPFGVMDHNLVGTIRTLEYCRRHGAGLILLSTSRVYSIAGLARIPLEVHDGRFRPVPRSLDGLRGLSPRGIAEEFSTDPPLSLYGVSKRCAELVALEYADAFGFPLWINRCGVLAGAGQFGKADQGIFSYWIRAWREGRPLAYIGFDGAGRQVRDCLHPLDLVPVLLRQMVTSSSPGAAETAAGDCDPRIRNFAGGIDNSCSLADLSAWCRDRFGPRAVASRPEPRPYDLPWVVLDASRARATWDWLPYTKLTTIFEEIATS; this is encoded by the coding sequence ATGAGGTTGCTCGTCACAGGGGCCTGCGGCTTCGTCGGCTCGTGCCTCGTGCGCGGACTCGTCGAAGCCCTTCCCGGGCTTGCGGTAACCGGGCTCGACAACTTCATCCGCGACGGGAGCCGCGGTAATGTCGCACCGCTGCAACGACTCGGGGTGCGCATCGTCGAGGGAGATGTCCGCAACGAGGCCGATCTCGACTCCGCCGGCCCTGCGGACTGGGTCATCGACTGCGCTGCGGAGCCGAGCGTGCTCGCCGGCATCGCCGGCCCCACCTCGCCATTCGGGGTCATGGACCACAACCTCGTGGGGACGATCCGCACCCTCGAATACTGCCGACGTCATGGGGCCGGCCTGATTCTGCTGAGCACGAGCCGGGTCTACTCGATCGCGGGCCTCGCGCGGATTCCGCTGGAAGTCCACGATGGCCGGTTCCGCCCCGTACCACGATCCCTCGACGGACTCCGCGGCCTGAGCCCGCGCGGCATCGCCGAGGAGTTCTCCACGGATCCGCCCCTCTCGCTGTATGGCGTGTCGAAGCGTTGTGCGGAACTCGTTGCCCTGGAATACGCGGATGCGTTCGGGTTTCCACTGTGGATCAATCGCTGCGGAGTGCTGGCCGGCGCCGGCCAGTTCGGCAAGGCAGATCAGGGGATCTTCAGCTACTGGATCCGGGCGTGGCGCGAAGGCCGCCCCCTGGCGTACATCGGGTTCGACGGCGCGGGACGGCAGGTGCGCGACTGCCTCCATCCACTGGATCTCGTTCCTGTCCTGCTGCGGCAAATGGTGACCTCGTCTTCGCCGGGTGCGGCGGAGACCGCGGCGGGGGACTGCGACCCGCGGATCCGTAATTTCGCGGGCGGCATCGACAATTCCTGCTCCCTGGCCGACCTGTCGGCCTGGTGCCGTGACCGGTTCGGTCCGCGTGCGGTAGCATCGCGGCCGGAGCCGAGACCGTACGACCTGCCGTGGGTCGTGCTCGATGCATCTCGAGCCCGTGCCACATGGGACTGGCTGCCGTACACGAAGCTGACCACGATTTTCGAGGAGATCGCCACCTCATGA
- a CDS encoding L-fuculose-phosphate aldolase — MAATGQVKTSDKSLSQLKEEICDIGRRIYAKGFAAGNDGNISFRLGPNEVLCTPTMISKGFMKPSDLCIVDMEGNQIGGNRKRSSEILLHLTIMKERPDVNSVVHCHPPHATAFAVAREPIPQCVLPEVEVFLGDVPITRYETPGGQKFADTVKPFVKKSNVVILANHGTVSFGETVEKAYWWTEILDAYCRILMLAKDLGRVTFLTKAETKELLDLKAKWGYTDPRLEQGMENCDICANDVFRASWGATGVNRKAFDAPPPMGADPQNAARPTPAGIDHEALVRIVTEQVCKQLGVSA; from the coding sequence ATGGCCGCCACAGGACAGGTTAAGACGAGCGACAAGTCGCTTTCCCAGCTCAAGGAGGAGATCTGCGACATCGGCCGCCGGATCTACGCCAAGGGCTTCGCCGCCGGCAACGACGGCAACATCTCGTTCCGCCTCGGGCCCAACGAGGTCCTCTGCACGCCGACGATGATCTCCAAGGGGTTCATGAAGCCCTCCGACCTGTGCATCGTCGACATGGAGGGGAACCAAATCGGCGGCAATCGGAAGCGGTCGAGCGAGATCCTCCTCCACCTCACGATCATGAAGGAGCGGCCCGACGTCAACTCGGTCGTCCACTGCCATCCGCCGCATGCCACCGCCTTCGCCGTGGCCCGCGAGCCGATCCCGCAGTGCGTCCTTCCCGAGGTCGAGGTGTTCCTCGGCGACGTGCCGATTACCCGCTACGAAACCCCGGGCGGCCAGAAGTTCGCCGACACCGTCAAGCCGTTCGTCAAGAAGTCGAACGTCGTGATCCTCGCCAACCACGGCACGGTCAGTTTCGGTGAGACGGTCGAGAAGGCCTACTGGTGGACCGAGATCCTCGACGCCTACTGCCGGATCCTGATGCTCGCCAAGGATCTTGGCCGCGTGACGTTTCTCACGAAGGCGGAGACGAAGGAGCTCCTCGACCTCAAGGCCAAGTGGGGCTACACGGATCCGCGGCTGGAGCAGGGGATGGAGAACTGCGACATCTGTGCCAACGACGTGTTCCGCGCCAGCTGGGGCGCGACGGGGGTGAACCGCAAGGCGTTCGACGCCCCGCCGCCGATGGGCGCCGACCCGCAGAATGCCGCCCGCCCCACTCCGGCCGGCATCGACCACGAGGCGCTGGTGCGGATCGTGACCGAGCAGGTCTGCAAGCAGCTGGGCGTAAGCGCGTGA
- a CDS encoding polyprenol phosphate mannosyl transferase 1, giving the protein MNRHGLHKLSVVIPARDEEGCIASTVRHLHLELSLRGIDHEIIVVDDGSTDRTGEILADVARDIPALKPIHNAGPHGFGRAIQKGLDAFTGDAVVIMMADESDDCRDVSRYWEELHTGVDCVFGSRFMPGGGVIDYPRVKYVFNRLANLFVRVLFRHGLNDTTNAFKAYSREVIEGCRPILSPHFNITVELPLKAIVRGYSWSVIPITWRNRRSGVAKLKIREMGSRYFFIVAYVWLEKYFSRGDYRRQTGGN; this is encoded by the coding sequence ATGAATCGCCACGGGCTTCACAAGCTGAGCGTCGTCATTCCCGCCCGTGACGAGGAGGGCTGCATCGCATCGACGGTGCGGCATCTTCATCTCGAACTCTCGCTCCGGGGCATCGACCATGAAATCATCGTGGTCGACGATGGTTCCACGGATCGCACCGGCGAGATTCTTGCCGACGTCGCCCGCGACATCCCGGCGCTGAAGCCGATTCACAACGCCGGCCCGCACGGCTTCGGCCGCGCGATCCAGAAGGGGCTCGATGCCTTCACGGGCGATGCCGTGGTGATCATGATGGCCGATGAGTCCGATGACTGTCGCGACGTTTCACGCTACTGGGAGGAGCTCCACACGGGGGTCGACTGTGTGTTTGGAAGTCGTTTCATGCCCGGTGGAGGCGTGATCGACTATCCGCGGGTGAAGTATGTGTTCAACAGGCTCGCCAACCTGTTCGTGCGCGTGCTTTTCAGGCATGGCTTGAACGACACCACCAACGCGTTCAAGGCCTACAGCCGCGAGGTGATCGAGGGCTGCAGGCCGATCCTCTCCCCGCACTTCAACATCACGGTCGAACTGCCGCTGAAGGCGATCGTGCGCGGGTACAGTTGGAGCGTGATTCCGATCACCTGGCGGAACCGGCGTTCCGGGGTCGCCAAGCTGAAAATCCGCGAGATGGGGAGCCGCTACTTCTTCATCGTCGCCTATGTGTGGCTGGAGAAGTACTTTAGCCGCGGGGACTATCGTCGCCAGACAGGGGGGAACTGA
- the ldh gene encoding lactate dehydrogenase, whose product MNVAIIGGGGIVGSSAGFALQLGGIVHEILVVDANAELADGQALDMLHGTPAIADQTIRAAGYADAARADVVCITAGLRRKPDESRLALINRNVVLFRSILGELKAAGLRPDATVLVVSNPVDILTFIADRELGLPRGRVIGLGTLLDTLRFRSLLAQRLDAPATQLQAMILGEHGDSMVPVWSSASVAGLPLEKYPGFSAKLAEEVFQRTKTSGAEMIKKKTGAGFAVGVSIAEVIHAVALDAKRVLPVSTVQAGCYGLRDVALSVPTVVGRAGAEKCLEIELWPKEMQGLRRSAAVLRETLDQVLAGG is encoded by the coding sequence ATGAACGTGGCAATCATCGGCGGCGGCGGAATCGTAGGTTCCTCGGCGGGCTTCGCCCTGCAGTTGGGCGGAATCGTCCACGAGATCCTCGTCGTGGATGCCAATGCCGAGCTCGCCGACGGCCAGGCCCTCGACATGCTCCACGGCACGCCGGCGATCGCCGACCAGACGATCCGCGCCGCCGGCTACGCCGACGCCGCCCGGGCCGACGTCGTCTGCATCACGGCCGGCCTGCGGCGCAAGCCCGACGAGAGCCGGCTGGCGCTCATCAACCGCAACGTCGTCCTGTTCCGCTCGATCCTCGGCGAGCTCAAGGCCGCCGGGCTGCGGCCCGACGCGACCGTGCTCGTGGTCTCGAATCCCGTCGACATCCTCACGTTCATCGCCGACCGCGAGCTCGGCCTCCCGCGCGGCCGCGTGATCGGTCTCGGCACGCTGCTCGACACGCTCCGCTTCCGCAGCCTGCTCGCCCAGCGGCTCGATGCCCCGGCCACGCAGCTCCAGGCGATGATCCTCGGCGAGCACGGCGACAGCATGGTGCCGGTCTGGTCGAGCGCCAGCGTCGCCGGGCTGCCGCTGGAGAAGTATCCCGGTTTCTCGGCCAAGCTCGCCGAGGAAGTGTTTCAGCGGACGAAGACCAGCGGCGCGGAGATGATCAAGAAAAAGACCGGAGCCGGCTTCGCCGTCGGCGTCTCGATCGCCGAAGTGATCCATGCGGTGGCCCTCGACGCGAAGCGGGTGCTGCCCGTCTCCACGGTCCAGGCCGGCTGCTATGGCCTGCGCGACGTGGCGCTGTCGGTGCCCACGGTCGTCGGCCGGGCGGGCGCCGAGAAGTGCCTGGAAATCGAGCTCTGGCCGAAGGAGATGCAGGGCCTGCGCCGCAGCGCCGCGGTGCTCCGCGAGACGCTCGACCAGGTGCTCGCCGGCGGCTGA
- a CDS encoding phosphate propanoyltransferase: protein MSVAAPFAAPFAPLAGLDRAAVERVVREIVLRSAGGPPPSQAATAATAGPKLVVSISARHCHLTDEHVEKLFGPGRSLTPMKNLYQDGFYAAEETVMLVGPKRKMLPTVRVLGPTRKASQVELAFTDGISLGIDLPVRPSGKIAGTPGCVLVGPAGAIELAEGVIRAERHVHMCHADAEHFGVRDGDRMSLVIKGSCGTVFRDLLVRADATSKLEVHIDTDEGNAADLDHATGVELVRQT, encoded by the coding sequence ATGAGCGTCGCCGCCCCCTTCGCCGCTCCCTTCGCACCGCTCGCCGGGCTCGACCGCGCCGCCGTGGAGCGGGTCGTCCGCGAGATCGTCCTCCGCTCGGCCGGCGGCCCGCCGCCGTCGCAGGCGGCGACGGCCGCCACGGCCGGCCCAAAACTCGTCGTCAGCATCTCGGCCCGCCACTGCCACCTCACCGACGAGCACGTCGAAAAGCTCTTCGGCCCGGGCCGCTCGCTGACCCCGATGAAGAACCTCTACCAGGACGGCTTCTACGCCGCCGAGGAGACGGTGATGCTCGTCGGTCCGAAGCGGAAGATGCTGCCCACCGTTCGCGTCCTCGGCCCGACCCGCAAGGCCTCGCAGGTCGAACTGGCGTTCACCGACGGCATCTCCCTGGGGATCGACCTCCCGGTGCGGCCAAGCGGGAAGATCGCCGGCACGCCCGGCTGCGTGCTCGTCGGCCCGGCCGGGGCAATCGAGCTCGCCGAAGGGGTGATTCGCGCCGAGCGACACGTCCACATGTGCCACGCCGACGCCGAGCACTTCGGCGTCCGGGACGGCGACCGGATGAGCCTCGTGATCAAGGGCAGCTGCGGGACGGTGTTCCGCGACCTCCTCGTCCGGGCCGACGCAACGAGCAAGCTCGAGGTGCACATCGACACCGACGAGGGCAACGCCGCCGACCTCGACCACGCGACGGGCGTCGAGCTCGTCCGCCAGACCTGA
- the ackA gene encoding acetate kinase, which yields MKVLVANLGSTSFKYRLFDLPEIRGAVDGRELARGGVERIGAAESRVYATAQGAAGPTTQETVLPVPDHAVALEAALAQLTAPGGPLTSVADVAAVGFKAVHGGRAGGVVRVTPDVLAAMEEMAVVAPAHNPPYVRAMRLLGERLPQVPLVAAFETGFHATIPTRNALYAVPTEWAEKHLVRRWGFHGASHRFVAERMQAVVPAGPRGRRVISCHLGGSSSVCWIKDGASVGTSMGMSPQSGLPQNNRAGDFDPFALLHVARATGRGFDELLADLSSKGGLAGMSGTSGDMRDLEEAAAAGNARARTAIDVYVASIRHWLGAGIVELGGIDGIAFAGGIGENSPLTRAAVLAGLDELGIAVEPAANEARTAGERQIGAASARVQVWVIPTNEELIVARQARDLLAAESTHPKGKGG from the coding sequence ATGAAGGTCCTCGTCGCCAACCTCGGCTCCACAAGCTTCAAGTACCGGCTCTTCGACCTCCCCGAAATCCGGGGAGCCGTCGACGGCCGCGAGCTTGCCCGCGGTGGCGTGGAACGGATCGGCGCCGCCGAGAGCCGTGTCTACGCGACCGCGCAGGGGGCCGCGGGGCCGACGACGCAGGAGACGGTGCTGCCGGTGCCGGACCATGCCGTGGCCCTCGAGGCGGCCCTCGCCCAGCTCACCGCCCCCGGCGGTCCGCTGACGAGCGTCGCCGACGTGGCGGCGGTGGGGTTCAAGGCCGTGCATGGCGGGCGGGCCGGGGGCGTCGTTCGCGTCACCCCCGACGTGCTCGCCGCGATGGAGGAGATGGCAGTCGTGGCCCCGGCCCACAACCCGCCCTACGTGCGGGCGATGCGGCTGCTCGGGGAGCGGCTGCCGCAGGTGCCGCTCGTGGCGGCCTTCGAGACCGGTTTTCATGCCACGATTCCGACGCGGAACGCGCTCTATGCTGTGCCGACCGAGTGGGCGGAAAAACATCTCGTGCGGCGCTGGGGGTTCCACGGGGCGAGTCATCGGTTCGTGGCCGAGCGGATGCAGGCGGTCGTGCCGGCCGGCCCGCGCGGCCGCCGGGTGATCTCCTGCCATCTCGGCGGCTCGAGCAGCGTCTGCTGGATCAAGGACGGCGCGAGCGTCGGCACGTCGATGGGAATGAGTCCGCAGTCGGGCCTGCCGCAGAACAACCGGGCGGGCGACTTCGACCCGTTTGCCCTGCTGCACGTGGCCCGGGCGACTGGCCGGGGTTTTGACGAACTGCTGGCCGACCTCTCCTCCAAGGGAGGTCTGGCGGGCATGTCGGGCACGTCCGGCGACATGCGGGATCTCGAGGAGGCCGCCGCCGCCGGCAACGCCCGGGCGCGGACGGCGATCGACGTCTACGTGGCCTCGATCCGCCACTGGCTCGGGGCGGGGATCGTCGAGCTCGGCGGCATCGACGGCATCGCCTTCGCCGGCGGCATCGGCGAGAACTCGCCGCTCACCCGCGCGGCCGTGCTCGCCGGCCTCGACGAGCTGGGGATCGCCGTGGAGCCGGCCGCCAACGAGGCCCGGACCGCCGGGGAACGCCAGATCGGCGCCGCCTCGGCCCGCGTCCAGGTCTGGGTGATTCCCACGAACGAAGAACTGATCGTGGCCCGGCAGGCCCGCGACCTGCTCGCTGCTGAATCCACGCATCCGAAAGGAAAAGGTGGCTGA
- the pur3 gene encoding phosphoribosylglycinamide formyltransferase, whose amino-acid sequence MSDASSLRLVVLLSGSGRTLENLLEAIAAGRLPARVVAVVSSRPDVRGVAIATRAGLPVHVLPPAGRAVEDWSSAIFAVCRTADADLVVMAGFLHLVRIPADFAGRVVNIHPSLLPAFGGRGFHGMHVHRAVLDRGCTVSGCTVHLVDDEYDHGRILLQETVPVLPDDTPESLAARVFAAECRALPEAIRRIATPHS is encoded by the coding sequence ATGAGCGACGCTTCTTCGCTGCGGCTCGTCGTCCTCCTCTCGGGGTCGGGCCGCACGCTCGAAAACCTCCTCGAGGCGATCGCGGCGGGCCGGCTCCCGGCCCGCGTCGTGGCGGTCGTCTCCAGTCGCCCCGACGTTCGCGGCGTCGCCATTGCCACCCGGGCCGGCCTGCCGGTCCACGTCCTGCCACCGGCCGGGCGGGCGGTCGAGGACTGGAGCAGCGCGATCTTCGCCGTCTGCCGAACGGCCGACGCCGACCTCGTCGTCATGGCGGGCTTTCTGCATCTCGTGAGGATCCCCGCCGACTTCGCCGGACGCGTCGTCAACATCCACCCGTCGTTACTCCCCGCCTTCGGCGGCCGCGGCTTCCATGGCATGCACGTCCATCGGGCCGTGCTCGACCGGGGCTGTACCGTCTCCGGCTGCACCGTGCACCTGGTGGACGACGAATACGATCATGGCCGGATCCTCCTCCAGGAAACCGTTCCCGTCCTTCCGGACGACACGCCCGAGTCGCTCGCCGCCCGGGTGTTCGCCGCGGAATGCCGTGCCCTCCCCGAAGCGATCCGCCGGATCGCGACTCCCCACTCGTGA